Below is a genomic region from Candidatus Omnitrophota bacterium.
CTCCCGATAAAAAGTTTCGCCGTTTTCCTCAATTCTTATGGCAAATTCAAATACTTCTGATGCTCCAAAAATATTAGCCATCTTAAATCCTCCTTCTTAATACTTCCGCATTTCTAAATGCGGTATTGCCTTTTGAGGACAAGCTGATACGCATCGTGCTTCGCTATCACAAACCTCAGGATTAACCAAAGTTGCTTTTTTGTTTACCAGTTTTAATGCACCAGGATGGCAGGCTAAAACACAATGTCCACAGCCAATACAGTACTCGCTTAAAATTTTAGGTA
It encodes:
- a CDS encoding 4Fe-4S binding protein, yielding MEKKLPKILSEYCIGCGHCVLACHPGALKLVNKKATLVNPEVCDSEARCVSACPQKAIPHLEMRKY